A window of Halomonas sp. GFAJ-1 contains these coding sequences:
- a CDS encoding acetate kinase (AckA utilizes acetate and can acetylate CheY which increases signal strength during flagellar rotation; utilizes magnesium and ATP; also involved in conversion of acetate to aceyl-CoA; also known to act on propionate) yields MNAPVLVINCGSSSIKYALIDSDPQAPRLAGLAERLGSEEARIKGKNSAGESFTQTLPNADHAEALNAILERLEGRIPGAVGHRIVHGGEHFTQAALIDDSVIGAINATSALAPLHNPANLAGIAATQKVFPDLPQVAVFDTAFHQTLPPRAYRYALPEALYTEHSIRRYGFHGTSHAFVSQRAGELSSRGAGGWLVAHLGNGCSTSAVWNNQSLDTSMGLTPLEGLVMGTRSGDVDPSLHAHLHRQLGWSLDEIDSMLNKQSGLLGLSGLTNDMREIEDQALAGHSGAQLALDVFCYRVAKSLAALSCALPTLDGVIFTGGIGENSPTVRREVLALLPHFGFNLDESTNQATIRGKEGKLDSAGHSGPEVWVIPTDEEGRIAMETRQRVETPE; encoded by the coding sequence ATGAACGCACCGGTGCTGGTTATAAATTGCGGCTCATCGTCTATTAAATACGCCTTGATTGATTCAGACCCACAGGCGCCACGCTTGGCAGGCTTAGCGGAACGTTTAGGCAGCGAAGAGGCACGTATAAAAGGCAAAAACAGTGCCGGTGAGAGCTTTACCCAAACGCTGCCCAATGCTGATCATGCAGAAGCCCTGAACGCCATTTTGGAGCGTCTTGAAGGCCGCATACCCGGCGCCGTTGGTCACCGCATTGTGCACGGTGGAGAACACTTTACCCAAGCAGCACTGATCGATGATAGCGTGATTGGCGCCATCAATGCGACGTCAGCACTGGCGCCTCTGCACAACCCGGCTAACTTGGCCGGTATTGCTGCTACGCAAAAAGTGTTCCCTGACCTTCCCCAGGTGGCTGTCTTTGATACCGCATTCCACCAAACCTTGCCGCCCCGGGCCTACCGCTATGCGCTGCCTGAAGCGCTCTACACTGAGCATAGCATTCGTCGCTACGGCTTCCACGGCACCAGCCACGCCTTTGTCAGCCAGCGTGCCGGTGAACTCAGCAGCCGGGGTGCTGGCGGCTGGTTAGTCGCTCATTTGGGCAACGGCTGTTCTACCAGCGCTGTGTGGAATAACCAAAGCCTGGATACCAGCATGGGCCTAACCCCGCTGGAAGGCTTGGTAATGGGCACCCGAAGCGGCGATGTCGACCCGAGCCTGCATGCTCACCTGCACCGCCAGCTTGGCTGGTCGCTGGATGAGATCGACAGCATGCTCAACAAACAGAGCGGCCTGCTGGGCCTTTCTGGCCTTACCAACGACATGCGTGAAATAGAAGACCAAGCATTGGCCGGGCACAGCGGTGCCCAACTGGCACTGGATGTATTCTGCTACCGCGTGGCCAAATCGCTGGCGGCGCTCTCCTGCGCTCTGCCCACCCTTGATGGCGTAATTTTTACCGGTGGTATTGGCGAGAACTCACCTACCGTGCGCCGTGAGGTGCTCGCCCTGCTGCCCCACTTTGGCTTCAACCTGGACGAGTCGACCAACCAAGCGACGATTCGTGG
- a CDS encoding CsbD family protein — protein sequence MTDSKTDKTKGTANKAAGKVKEATGKMTNSTETEAKGKAQQAKGELQKGKGEAKDKLKD from the coding sequence ATGACTGATAGTAAAACAGATAAAACCAAAGGTACGGCCAATAAAGCTGCGGGTAAAGTAAAAGAAGCGACTGGCAAGATGACCAATAGCACCGAAACAGAAGCTAAAGGTAAAGCCCAGCAGGCGAAAGGCGAACTGCAAAAAGGCAAGGGTGAAGCCAAAGATAAACTGAAAGATTAA
- a CDS encoding choline transporter: MYRQATSGLFKGMNARVTLIAIIMVVVALGYGAVFTEHLAEVLDRIRGTLNPFLEWYYVLLVAFLLLFMIWLGVGRYKNVRLGGDFEQPEFTFFSWVSMLFAAGTGVGILFWAVAQPILQFQENPFIAEGMSPEAARVAMRLTYFHWGLNGWAIFSFVALVLAYFAYRRNLPLTVRSGLEPILGKRNHGLLGDMVDLLAVFGTVFGIATTLGLGVQQMNAGLEAVFGLESSVKLQLLITAVIMSVATFSVVSGVKRGVRLLSEANFWLSIAVVAFMLLFGPTQYLIALTIESAGDYLQNIFGMTFHTNATVADGWQSEWTVFFWGWWLAWSPFVGMFIARVSRGRTFREFVMGVLLVPTVITIIWIGLFGGTALYHELFGSGGIVEAVDENVATALFATVSAMNLGILGVGLSAVLVVLIATYLITSANAGTLVINTILAGGDPDPPTAHRIIWGAALGLLTAVMLLAGGLETLQSAVIMAALPFSVVVILMVLGLLKALHDERFAARTGSRTEAPREPWADLDDAGTQPTPVSPDENFRRN, from the coding sequence ATGTATCGCCAAGCTACGTCGGGATTGTTTAAGGGAATGAATGCCCGCGTCACGCTTATCGCCATTATTATGGTGGTGGTTGCTTTAGGGTATGGGGCGGTTTTTACTGAGCATCTTGCGGAAGTCCTTGATCGTATCCGTGGCACATTGAACCCCTTTCTTGAGTGGTATTACGTCTTGCTGGTGGCATTTTTGCTGCTGTTTATGATTTGGCTAGGCGTTGGGCGTTATAAAAACGTGCGCTTGGGGGGCGATTTTGAGCAGCCTGAGTTTACGTTTTTCTCCTGGGTTTCGATGCTGTTTGCCGCAGGCACCGGGGTCGGGATTCTGTTCTGGGCGGTCGCGCAGCCCATTTTGCAGTTTCAAGAAAACCCCTTTATTGCCGAAGGCATGAGCCCAGAGGCGGCGCGGGTGGCCATGCGGCTTACCTACTTCCACTGGGGGTTGAACGGCTGGGCGATTTTCTCCTTTGTTGCCCTGGTGCTGGCGTACTTTGCCTATCGGCGCAACCTGCCGTTGACGGTGCGCTCTGGGTTGGAGCCCATTCTAGGCAAGCGTAACCATGGCCTATTGGGTGACATGGTCGACCTACTCGCGGTGTTTGGCACCGTGTTCGGTATCGCGACGACTCTGGGGCTAGGCGTTCAACAAATGAATGCAGGGTTAGAAGCCGTGTTTGGGCTGGAGTCCTCGGTCAAACTACAGCTGCTGATTACCGCTGTGATTATGAGCGTGGCGACCTTCTCAGTGGTCTCCGGTGTTAAGCGTGGCGTGCGCCTACTTTCAGAAGCGAACTTCTGGCTGAGCATTGCGGTCGTGGCCTTTATGCTGTTGTTCGGGCCTACCCAGTACCTCATTGCACTCACCATCGAGTCTGCCGGTGACTACCTGCAAAACATATTCGGCATGACCTTTCATACCAACGCGACTGTTGCAGACGGCTGGCAGTCAGAGTGGACAGTGTTCTTCTGGGGGTGGTGGCTGGCCTGGTCGCCGTTTGTCGGCATGTTTATCGCCCGGGTGTCCCGTGGGCGCACCTTCCGTGAGTTTGTGATGGGCGTGCTGCTGGTACCTACCGTAATCACCATTATCTGGATTGGCCTGTTTGGTGGCACCGCGCTCTATCATGAACTGTTTGGGTCGGGCGGCATTGTCGAAGCGGTAGATGAAAATGTCGCAACTGCGCTATTTGCGACCGTATCAGCGATGAATTTAGGCATATTGGGCGTGGGGCTATCAGCCGTATTAGTGGTGCTGATTGCTACCTACCTGATCACCTCTGCCAATGCGGGCACGCTAGTGATTAACACGATTTTAGCCGGGGGCGACCCGGACCCGCCCACCGCACACCGCATTATTTGGGGGGCGGCGCTTGGGCTGCTCACGGCTGTCATGCTGCTGGCTGGCGGGCTTGAAACGCTGCAATCTGCGGTCATCATGGCGGCGCTGCCGTTTTCAGTTGTGGTGATCTTAATGGTGCTTGGGCTGCTTAAGGCACTGCACGACGAGCGTTTTGCAGCCCGTACCGGTTCGCGTACGGAAGCGCCTCGCGAGCCATGGGCGGATTTGGACGATGCAGGAACCCAGCCTACGCCGGTTTCACCGGATGAGAACTTTAGACGCAATTAA
- a CDS encoding alcohol dehydrogenase: MPTMMKAAIFIEPGRIEIDDKPIPDIGPNDALMRVTTTTICGTDVHILKGEYPVERGLTIGHEPVGVIEKLGANVKGYQEGQRVIAGAICPSFTSYACQDGCSSQDGGHHHSHGYKPMGGWRFGNTIDGAQAEYLLVPDAQANLSPVPDGLTDEQVLMCPDIMSTGFAGAEAGGINIGDTVVVFAQGPIGLCATAGARLRGAGMIIAVDGVDERLAIAKQMGADITLDFRKVDVVEEILKLTGGRGVDVAIEALGLQQTFESALRVLKPGGTLSSLGVYSEDLTIPLGAFCAGLGDHKIVTSLCPGGKERMRRLMSTIAAGRLDLGPMVTHRFALEDIVEAYDLFSHQRDGVLKVALSTA; this comes from the coding sequence ATGCCTACCATGATGAAAGCCGCCATTTTTATTGAGCCGGGCCGTATCGAAATCGACGACAAGCCCATCCCCGATATCGGCCCTAACGATGCACTGATGCGCGTGACTACCACCACCATCTGCGGTACCGATGTCCACATCTTAAAAGGCGAATACCCGGTTGAGCGTGGCCTAACCATCGGCCACGAGCCGGTGGGCGTGATTGAAAAACTCGGCGCCAACGTTAAAGGCTACCAAGAAGGCCAGCGGGTGATTGCCGGTGCGATCTGCCCCAGTTTTACCTCATACGCCTGCCAGGATGGCTGCTCCTCGCAAGATGGCGGCCACCACCACAGCCACGGCTATAAGCCGATGGGCGGCTGGCGCTTTGGCAACACCATTGACGGTGCCCAGGCGGAATACTTATTGGTGCCCGATGCCCAAGCCAACCTCTCGCCGGTGCCGGATGGCTTAACCGATGAACAAGTGTTGATGTGCCCCGACATTATGTCGACCGGTTTTGCGGGCGCAGAGGCGGGCGGTATCAACATTGGCGACACCGTAGTGGTGTTTGCCCAAGGCCCGATTGGGCTATGTGCCACGGCAGGGGCACGGTTACGCGGGGCCGGGATGATTATCGCGGTAGACGGTGTGGATGAGCGATTGGCGATAGCCAAACAGATGGGTGCGGATATCACGCTAGATTTCCGTAAAGTGGATGTCGTGGAAGAAATTCTCAAGCTGACCGGTGGGCGGGGTGTGGATGTGGCTATTGAGGCACTCGGCCTACAGCAAACCTTTGAGTCTGCCTTGCGGGTGCTAAAACCTGGCGGAACCCTATCCAGCCTGGGCGTTTACTCCGAAGACTTAACGATTCCGCTGGGTGCTTTCTGTGCGGGGCTGGGTGATCATAAGATTGTTACCTCGCTGTGCCCTGGCGGTAAAGAGCGCATGCGCCGACTAATGAGCACCATCGCCGCCGGGCGCCTAGATCTTGGCCCCATGGTGACCCACCGCTTCGCGCTGGAGGATATCGTCGAAGCCTACGATCTTTTCTCCCACCAGCGCGATGGCGTATTAAAAGTGGCGCTAAGCACTGCTTAG
- a CDS encoding phosphomethylpyrimidine synthase ThiC (catalyzes the formation of 4-amino-2-methyl-5-phosphomethylpyrimidine from 5-amino-1-(5-phospho-D-ribosyl)imidazole and S-adenosyl-L-methionine in thiamine biosynthesis) has product MTKTVKSKTGHFLAETAQVDAAAIQPLPASRKVYVEGSRPDIRVPFREITLSPTKTSSIDEQNPPLLVYDTSGPYTDPDARIDLRKGLPELRRTWIEERNDTEFLDGPTSHYGKRRANDPTLAQLRFDLTRTPRRAKAGKNVTQLHYARQGIITPEMEFIALRENQRRQALGTAEVERILGHQHGGQSFGASLPKEITPEFVRDEVARGRAIIPNNINHPESEPMIIGRNFLVKINGNLGNSAVTSSIEEEVDKMTWGIRWGSDTIMDLSTGQNIHETREWIIRNSPVPIGTVPIYQALEKVNGIAEDLTWEVFRDTLIEQAEQGVDYFTIHAGVLLRYVPLTANRVTGIVSRGGSIMAKWCLYHHQESFLYTHFEDICEICKQYDVAFSLGDGLRPGSVADANDEAQFAELETLGELTKIAWKHDVQVMIEGPGHVPMHLIKENMDKQLEACHEAPFYTLGPLTTDIAPGYDHITSGIGAAMIGWFGCAMLCYVTPKEHLGLPNKDDVKTGIITYKIAAHAADLAKGHPASQRRDNALSKARFEFRWEDQFNLGLDPDTAREFHDETLPKDSAKVAHFCSMCGPKFCSMKISQEVRDTYRDRTPENAAESDAEAVKRGMQEQAEKFRREGSELYQEV; this is encoded by the coding sequence ATGACTAAGACCGTTAAGAGTAAAACCGGCCACTTTTTAGCTGAAACCGCCCAGGTAGATGCCGCAGCCATTCAGCCGCTGCCCGCCTCGCGCAAGGTGTACGTAGAAGGCTCGCGGCCGGATATTCGCGTGCCGTTTCGGGAAATTACCCTCTCGCCTACCAAAACCAGCAGCATTGATGAACAGAACCCGCCGCTGCTGGTGTACGACACCTCCGGCCCCTACACCGACCCAGACGCCCGCATCGATTTGCGCAAGGGCCTGCCAGAACTGCGCCGCACCTGGATTGAGGAGCGCAACGACACCGAGTTTTTAGACGGCCCCACCAGCCATTACGGCAAGCGCCGTGCTAACGACCCAACGCTTGCCCAGCTGCGCTTTGACCTAACACGCACCCCGCGCCGTGCCAAAGCAGGGAAAAACGTTACCCAGCTACACTACGCCCGCCAGGGCATCATCACACCGGAAATGGAGTTTATCGCCCTGCGCGAAAACCAGCGCCGCCAGGCGTTGGGCACGGCGGAAGTAGAGCGCATTCTGGGCCATCAGCATGGGGGCCAGAGCTTTGGCGCCAGCCTGCCCAAGGAGATCACCCCAGAGTTCGTGCGCGATGAGGTGGCCCGTGGCCGGGCGATTATTCCCAATAACATCAATCACCCTGAATCCGAACCGATGATTATTGGCCGTAACTTCCTGGTGAAGATTAACGGCAACCTGGGTAACTCGGCGGTGACGTCTTCGATTGAAGAAGAAGTCGATAAAATGACCTGGGGTATCCGCTGGGGGTCAGACACCATCATGGACCTCTCCACCGGCCAGAACATCCATGAAACCCGCGAGTGGATCATCCGCAACTCGCCGGTGCCGATTGGTACGGTGCCCATCTATCAGGCGCTGGAGAAAGTAAACGGCATTGCCGAAGACCTCACCTGGGAAGTGTTCCGCGATACCTTGATTGAGCAGGCGGAACAGGGCGTGGATTACTTCACCATCCACGCGGGGGTGCTGCTGCGCTATGTGCCGCTCACCGCCAACCGCGTCACCGGCATTGTCAGCCGTGGCGGTTCTATTATGGCGAAGTGGTGTTTGTACCATCACCAGGAGAGCTTCCTGTATACCCACTTCGAGGATATCTGTGAGATCTGCAAGCAGTACGACGTGGCGTTCTCCCTTGGCGACGGCCTGCGCCCCGGCTCAGTCGCGGATGCCAACGATGAAGCGCAGTTCGCTGAACTCGAAACCCTGGGCGAGCTAACGAAGATCGCCTGGAAGCATGACGTTCAGGTAATGATCGAAGGCCCCGGTCACGTGCCCATGCACTTGATCAAAGAGAACATGGATAAGCAGCTTGAAGCCTGCCACGAAGCGCCGTTCTACACCCTCGGCCCGCTCACTACCGATATCGCCCCCGGTTACGATCACATTACCTCCGGCATTGGGGCGGCGATGATTGGTTGGTTTGGCTGTGCGATGCTCTGCTACGTCACGCCCAAAGAGCACCTGGGCCTGCCCAATAAAGATGACGTCAAAACCGGCATCATTACCTACAAAATTGCTGCCCACGCAGCAGATTTAGCCAAGGGCCACCCGGCGTCGCAGCGTCGTGATAACGCCCTTTCTAAGGCGCGCTTCGAGTTTCGTTGGGAAGACCAGTTCAACCTGGGACTAGACCCGGATACCGCACGGGAATTCCACGATGAAACCCTGCCGAAGGATTCCGCCAAGGTGGCGCACTTCTGCTCGATGTGCGGGCCGAAGTTCTGTTCCATGAAGATCAGCCAGGAAGTGCGCGACACCTACCGGGATCGCACACCTGAGAACGCCGCCGAGAGCGATGCGGAAGCGGTGAAGCGCGGCATGCAGGAACAGGCGGAGAAGTTCCGCCGGGAAGGCAGCGAGCTATACCAGGAGGTGTAG
- a CDS encoding thiaminase II, whose product MGYRFTDLTTACQTDWRAYIEHDFVRQLGNATLPEASFRHYLKQDYLFLIHFARAYALAAYKSPTLADLRQAHEGLKAIVDVELGLHVGFCQEWGISEEELAALPEARATLAYTRYVLDTGNRGDLLDLHVALAPCLVGYGEIANWLNAQPTTLRGAQNPFDAWIAMYEGEEFQAAMQAELEWLDARLADVTPARFAELAKIFRDATRLEIDFWQMGLELSE is encoded by the coding sequence ATGGGCTACCGCTTTACTGATTTAACCACCGCTTGCCAAACCGATTGGCGCGCCTATATTGAGCACGATTTTGTACGCCAGCTGGGCAACGCTACGCTGCCTGAAGCGTCGTTTCGTCACTACCTGAAGCAGGATTACCTGTTCTTGATTCACTTCGCCCGCGCCTACGCGCTGGCTGCCTACAAAAGCCCCACCCTGGCGGATTTGCGCCAAGCCCATGAAGGTTTAAAAGCCATTGTGGACGTGGAGTTGGGCCTGCACGTGGGCTTTTGCCAGGAATGGGGCATTAGTGAAGAAGAACTAGCAGCCCTGCCCGAAGCCCGCGCCACGCTGGCCTACACCCGCTACGTGCTGGATACCGGCAACCGTGGCGACCTGCTCGATTTGCACGTAGCGCTGGCCCCTTGCTTAGTGGGCTACGGTGAAATCGCCAACTGGTTGAATGCCCAGCCAACCACCCTGCGCGGCGCGCAAAACCCGTTCGATGCCTGGATTGCCATGTACGAAGGCGAGGAGTTCCAGGCGGCCATGCAGGCAGAGCTTGAGTGGCTTGATGCCCGCTTGGCCGATGTCACCCCTGCCCGCTTTGCTGAGCTTGCCAAAATCTTCCGCGATGCCACCCGCCTGGAAATCGACTTCTGGCAGATGGGCCTGGAACTTAGCGAATAA
- a CDS encoding recombinase XerD, translating to MKLMERVKATLRVKRYSFRTENTYCYWIRFYIRFHNLPHPDTMSGREVQQFLEYLAIERRVAAATQNQALNAIVFLYRHVLDQPLGEIGQFSRAKRPQRLPVVLSHQEVMEVFQHLSGSMLLMASLMYGSGLRVSEACRLRVKDIDFTRQVITVRSGKGNKDRTTLLPPSCVQPLHTHIQMAEQQLNARIEANTIPVSLPYALDRKYPNAGTSLAWQWIFPSSKPCFDEWGRVVLHHIHTSAVQKAVKYAMRSSSLTRPGSCHSLRHSFATQLLSQGTDIRTVQELLGHKSIETTQIYTHVLGNGFAGVRSPLG from the coding sequence ATGAAACTGATGGAACGCGTCAAGGCGACCCTGCGGGTCAAGCGCTATAGCTTCCGTACTGAGAATACCTACTGCTACTGGATTCGCTTTTACATTCGCTTTCACAATTTACCTCACCCTGACACTATGTCAGGTCGTGAAGTACAGCAATTCTTAGAATACCTGGCAATCGAGAGACGTGTGGCGGCTGCCACGCAGAACCAGGCACTCAATGCCATCGTATTTCTTTATCGCCATGTACTGGATCAACCGCTTGGAGAGATTGGCCAATTTAGCCGAGCTAAGCGCCCTCAGCGCTTACCAGTGGTGCTTTCCCATCAGGAGGTAATGGAGGTATTTCAGCACTTGTCTGGCTCTATGCTTCTCATGGCCTCACTTATGTACGGCTCAGGTTTACGTGTCTCCGAAGCCTGTCGGCTTCGCGTCAAAGATATTGATTTCACGCGGCAAGTTATCACTGTTCGTTCAGGAAAAGGCAACAAAGACCGAACCACACTGTTGCCACCTTCTTGCGTTCAGCCGTTACATACTCATATACAAATGGCAGAACAACAGCTGAACGCTCGCATTGAAGCAAACACTATTCCTGTGTCACTGCCTTATGCGCTGGACCGTAAATACCCAAACGCTGGCACTTCGCTTGCTTGGCAGTGGATTTTTCCTTCCTCCAAGCCTTGTTTCGATGAGTGGGGGCGAGTAGTACTACATCACATCCATACTTCTGCCGTACAAAAGGCCGTTAAATATGCCATGCGCTCTTCTTCTTTAACACGCCCTGGATCATGCCACTCTTTGCGGCACAGTTTCGCCACTCAGCTACTTAGCCAAGGTACTGACATTCGCACAGTTCAAGAGCTGCTGGGCCATAAAAGTATCGAAACCACCCAAATATACACCCATGTGCTAGGCAATGGCTTTGCGGGCGTTAGAAGCCCATTGGGTTAG
- a CDS encoding transposase, with product MRKSRFTDSQIMAILKQAESGVPVPELCREHGMSSASFYKWRSKYGGMDTSMMKRLKELEDENQRLKKMYAEERLKAELRQEALEGKW from the coding sequence ATGCGCAAATCACGTTTTACTGACAGCCAGATTATGGCGATTTTGAAGCAGGCTGAGTCTGGTGTGCCTGTCCCCGAACTATGTCGCGAGCACGGCATGAGCAGCGCCTCATTTTATAAATGGCGCTCCAAGTACGGTGGTATGGACACGTCCATGATGAAGCGCCTCAAGGAGTTGGAAGACGAGAACCAGCGCCTCAAGAAGATGTATGCCGAAGAGCGGTTGAAGGCAGAGCTGCGCCAGGAAGCCCTCGAGGGAAAGTGGTAA
- a CDS encoding transposase has protein sequence MAKNVVEAGCCSIRLACQVFGISETCYRYQAKLSHENAVIADWLVRLTHNQRNWGFGLCYLYLRNVKGFRWNHKRVYRIYRALELNLRIKPKKRLVREKPAPLVVPTALNDCWSMDFMHDQLADGRTYRLFNVIDDYNREGLIIDADFSLPAERVIRSLNQLIEWRGRPKAIRCDNGPEYISGKLTRWAKQNGIELLYIQPGKPQQNAYIERYNRTVRYDWLSHYLFDSIAEVQDFATRWLWTYNHERPNMALGGITPKQKVTMAA, from the coding sequence ATGGCAAAGAATGTCGTTGAGGCCGGCTGCTGTAGTATTCGGCTGGCCTGTCAGGTTTTCGGGATCAGTGAAACCTGTTACCGCTATCAGGCGAAGCTTAGCCATGAGAACGCTGTTATCGCTGACTGGCTAGTGCGCCTGACCCACAATCAGCGTAACTGGGGCTTTGGGCTGTGTTACTTGTATCTGCGCAACGTGAAAGGCTTTCGCTGGAACCATAAGCGTGTCTACCGAATTTACCGGGCATTGGAGCTGAACTTACGCATCAAGCCGAAAAAGCGACTGGTGCGTGAAAAGCCAGCGCCATTGGTCGTACCCACTGCTTTAAACGACTGCTGGTCGATGGACTTCATGCATGATCAGTTGGCCGATGGCCGAACGTATCGGTTGTTCAACGTGATCGATGATTACAACCGGGAAGGCCTGATCATTGATGCTGACTTCTCACTGCCAGCAGAGCGCGTGATACGCTCCTTAAACCAGTTGATCGAATGGCGTGGCCGGCCTAAGGCCATTCGATGCGACAACGGCCCGGAATACATCAGTGGCAAACTAACCCGCTGGGCGAAGCAAAACGGCATTGAGCTGCTGTACATTCAACCTGGCAAACCACAGCAGAATGCCTACATTGAACGCTACAATCGAACAGTCCGTTATGATTGGTTGAGCCATTATCTGTTCGACTCAATCGCTGAAGTACAGGATTTTGCCACACGCTGGCTCTGGACGTACAACCACGAGCGACCGAACATGGCATTGGGTGGGATAACACCCAAACAGAAGGTGACTATGGCTGCCTAA
- a CDS encoding transposase, with the protein MVGRYEISDDGWAQIEDIVAPPQTMGRPRRDDRKMLNGVFWVLCSGAKWRDLPERYGPWSTVYDRFRKWRDDGTFEAVLSRLQLKLREDGLMDLDTWMIDATSVRATRAAAGGGKKGVQQNR; encoded by the coding sequence ATGGTCGGACGTTACGAGATTTCTGATGACGGCTGGGCACAGATCGAAGATATCGTGGCTCCTCCTCAAACCATGGGCAGACCCAGGCGGGATGACCGGAAAATGCTCAATGGTGTCTTCTGGGTACTGTGCTCTGGTGCTAAATGGCGTGATTTACCCGAGCGATATGGTCCTTGGTCGACGGTTTATGACCGGTTCCGCAAGTGGCGTGATGACGGCACCTTTGAAGCGGTACTTTCTCGCTTGCAGCTTAAGTTACGTGAAGATGGGCTTATGGATCTAGACACGTGGATGATCGATGCCACTTCCGTGCGAGCCACACGCGCTGCCGCTGGAGGCGGTAAAAAGGGGGTTCAACAGAACCGCTAG
- a CDS encoding toxin YoeB gives MKLIFSENAWEDYLYWQKTDKKIMNRINKLIKETKREPFEGIGKPEPLKHSFAGYWSRRINDEHRMVYKVTDDALLLAQLRYHY, from the coding sequence ATGAAGCTCATCTTCTCCGAAAACGCCTGGGAAGATTATCTATACTGGCAAAAAACCGACAAAAAGATCATGAATCGAATCAATAAACTAATCAAGGAAACGAAACGAGAACCGTTCGAAGGCATCGGCAAACCGGAACCCCTCAAACACAGTTTCGCTGGCTACTGGTCTCGCCGAATTAACGACGAGCACCGCATGGTCTACAAGGTTACGGATGACGCATTACTCCTGGCCCAGCTCCGGTACCACTACTGA
- a CDS encoding prevent-host-death family protein (Antitoxin that counteracts the effect of the YoeB toxin) yields MDAISYTAARTNLAKTMEQVCEDHSPVIITRSKSQSVVMISLDDYEALQETSYLLRAPKNARRLLESVTELEQGGGQERELLE; encoded by the coding sequence ATGGATGCCATCAGCTACACAGCCGCTAGAACCAATCTAGCAAAAACTATGGAGCAGGTCTGTGAAGACCATTCTCCAGTGATCATCACCCGGAGCAAGTCGCAGTCCGTGGTAATGATCTCCCTTGACGATTATGAAGCGTTGCAAGAGACTTCATATCTCCTGCGCGCACCAAAGAACGCCCGTCGTTTGTTGGAATCCGTTACCGAGTTGGAGCAAGGCGGCGGCCAAGAACGGGAACTTCTTGAATGA
- a CDS encoding prevent-host-death family protein produces the protein MQVKFSEDVIPLSDLKINPGKVVGRAQDTHRPILLTSRGRGIAVVQGLEDYERTAEELRFVKAVAQGLMDVREGNTVSLEDARKTLGIE, from the coding sequence ATGCAAGTGAAATTTTCCGAGGATGTCATTCCTCTATCAGATCTGAAGATCAATCCCGGAAAGGTGGTTGGTCGAGCGCAAGATACGCATCGCCCAATCCTGCTCACCAGCCGTGGCCGCGGTATAGCTGTTGTTCAGGGGCTCGAGGATTATGAGAGAACCGCAGAGGAACTGCGGTTTGTAAAGGCGGTGGCGCAGGGGCTTATGGATGTTCGCGAGGGTAATACCGTATCGTTGGAGGACGCTAGGAAAACGCTGGGTATCGAGTAA
- a CDS encoding addiction module toxin RelE, translating to MELRIAQSALEDLQAIQEYYKEQDVPHIGDDFVTAILEHCEMLQIHPDAGRVVPEFSMDHIREPIHAPFRVVYLRQAKEVVLIRVWRSERQLELPASET from the coding sequence ATGGAATTACGCATCGCACAGTCCGCTCTTGAGGACTTACAGGCTATTCAGGAGTATTACAAAGAGCAGGATGTGCCACATATCGGTGATGATTTCGTGACTGCTATCCTGGAGCACTGTGAAATGCTTCAAATCCACCCAGATGCTGGTCGAGTTGTTCCTGAATTCAGCATGGATCATATTCGCGAACCGATTCACGCGCCGTTTCGAGTTGTCTATCTCAGGCAGGCTAAAGAAGTTGTGCTCATACGAGTCTGGCGGAGTGAGAGGCAGCTCGAATTACCAGCAAGCGAAACATAG